The Archaeoglobaceae archaeon DNA segment GTTTTTTAATCGTTGTTGGCATCCCCAAGCGATCGCTTTGCTGAGAGAAGAACTTTCGCATGTGCCTAAGCCCAAGGAAAGAATCCAGTTTTCTGAAACATCTTCTTATGCTTGTCTCTGGAAATAGTGTTTTACCAGCTATGGACAAATAGCTTTCAAGCCATTGCTTCGCCTCCTCAGAGAAGAAAGTTAAACGCTCTTCATAGTCTTTGGTGATTCTGAAGTCTATGTTTATCATTCGCTCTTCCACATCTACGTTATCTCTTTGCAACTTGTATAGCTCTTCAGCCCTAATTCCTGAGGTTGCAGAGATTAGAATGGCTGTGGTTAACCTTAGCTTCTGCAACTCGCTAAAATTCTGAAGCTTTTTTAAGGTGTTCTGGATTTCCTTCAGCTTTATAACCTTCTTAAGTCGACGTGGCTTGGATGGAAGATCGATTTTTTCAACAAATGGTGCTTCGATTTCGTTTATATAAATTAATATGTTGTTAAGATTTGTGGAGTATGAACAAAACTCAGAAAATCGCTTCAATCTCAGCTTTAAAGCCTTGACGTAGCGTTTATCCCTTGTCCTTAACTCAACTTGCGAAACAAGATCGTTGATGATCTCCTCATTCCAAGAAACAGAATTAAAAGAAAAGCCGCCGGCGGGGTTTAGATTTTGAAAGTTAAAACCCTACTTTTTTTATACTTATTTTGAAACTATCTTCA contains these protein-coding regions:
- a CDS encoding tyrosine-type recombinase/integrase, whose protein sequence is MKRFSEFCSYSTNLNNILIYINEIEAPFVEKIDLPSKPRRLKKVIKLKEIQNTLKKLQNFSELQKLRLTTAILISATSGIRAEELYKLQRDNVDVEERMINIDFRITKDYEERLTFFSEEAKQWLESYLSIAGKTLFPETSIRRCFRKLDSFLGLRHMRKFFSQQSDRLGMPTTIKK